Proteins from a genomic interval of Ferrovibrio terrae:
- the ychF gene encoding redox-regulated ATPase YchF produces MGFKCGIVGLPNVGKSTLFNALTQTAAAQAANYPFCTIEPNTGLVGVPDERLDVLAAIASSQKIIPTQLTFVDIAGLVRGASKGEGLGNQFLAHIREVDAICHVLRCFEDGDITHVEGKVDPIADAETVETELMLSDLESLERRVEQTAKRAKQGNEEEKARLVVMEKVLVALREGKPARTVVPSEDEKKLYTELMLITAKPVLYVCNVEEASAAEGNAFSARVKVKADAEGAAMVVISAAIEAEVAQLDTEEEKSAFLADLGLKETGLTRVIRAGYGLLGLLTFFTVGPKEARAWTVRKNAKAPESAGVIHTDFEKGFIRAETIAYVDYVAGKGEAGARDAGKLRLEGKDYIVQDGDVMHFRFNT; encoded by the coding sequence ATGGGTTTCAAATGCGGCATTGTCGGCCTGCCCAACGTTGGCAAATCGACCCTGTTCAATGCGCTGACGCAGACCGCTGCGGCACAGGCTGCCAATTATCCCTTCTGCACCATCGAGCCGAATACCGGCCTGGTCGGCGTGCCGGATGAGCGGCTGGACGTACTGGCCGCGATCGCCAGCTCACAGAAAATCATTCCGACCCAGCTGACCTTCGTCGACATCGCCGGCCTGGTGCGTGGCGCCTCCAAGGGTGAAGGCCTGGGTAACCAGTTCCTGGCCCATATCCGCGAAGTGGATGCGATCTGCCATGTGCTGCGCTGCTTCGAGGATGGCGACATCACGCATGTGGAAGGCAAGGTCGACCCGATCGCCGATGCCGAAACCGTCGAGACCGAACTGATGCTGTCGGACCTCGAAAGCCTGGAGCGTCGCGTCGAGCAGACCGCCAAGCGCGCCAAGCAGGGCAACGAGGAAGAGAAAGCCAGGCTGGTCGTGATGGAAAAGGTGCTGGTGGCTTTGCGCGAAGGCAAACCGGCCCGCACGGTGGTGCCGAGCGAGGATGAGAAGAAGCTCTATACCGAACTGATGCTGATCACCGCCAAGCCGGTGCTCTATGTCTGCAACGTCGAAGAAGCCTCCGCTGCCGAAGGCAATGCCTTCTCCGCCAGGGTGAAGGTCAAGGCCGATGCCGAAGGCGCCGCCATGGTGGTGATCTCGGCCGCCATCGAGGCCGAAGTCGCCCAACTCGACACCGAGGAAGAAAAGTCCGCCTTCCTGGCCGATCTCGGCCTCAAGGAAACCGGCCTGACCCGCGTGATCCGCGCCGGCTATGGCCTGCTTGGGCTGCTGACCTTCTTCACCGTCGGCCCCAAGGAAGCGCGCGCCTGGACCGTGCGCAAGAATGCCAAGGCACCGGAATCGGCCGGCGTGATCCATACCGATTTCGAGAAGGGCTTCATTCGCGCTGAGACCATCGCCTATGTCGACTACGTCGCCGGCAAGGGCGAGGCCGGGGCGCGCGATGCCGGCAAATTGCGGCTGGAAGGTAAGGATTACATCGTGCAGGATGGCGATGTGATGCACTTCCGCTTCAATACCTAA
- a CDS encoding MaoC family dehydratase, whose protein sequence is MKYLEDFAVGQVMEFPPRTVNEDEIIAFARDYDPQPFHLDQEAAKQSLFGGLCASGWHTAGLMMRMLVDNMIGKYASMGSPGVDQLRWVKPVFPGDTLHLRGEVMDVKPSRSKPDRGVITSRYEMKNQKGETVLTMQAKGMYARRPA, encoded by the coding sequence ATGAAATATCTGGAAGATTTCGCTGTCGGACAGGTGATGGAATTCCCGCCCCGCACGGTGAACGAAGACGAGATCATCGCTTTCGCGCGGGACTATGACCCGCAGCCCTTCCATCTCGACCAAGAGGCCGCCAAGCAGTCGCTGTTTGGCGGCCTTTGCGCATCCGGCTGGCACACGGCGGGACTGATGATGCGGATGCTGGTCGATAACATGATCGGCAAATATGCCTCCATGGGCTCCCCCGGCGTTGACCAGTTGCGCTGGGTGAAACCGGTATTTCCCGGCGACACCCTGCATCTGCGCGGCGAGGTGATGGATGTGAAGCCGTCGCGCTCAAAGCCGGATCGTGGCGTGATCACCTCGCGCTACGAGATGAAAAACCAGAAGGGCGAAACCGTGCTGACCATGCAGGCCAAGGGCATGTATGCCCGCCGGCCAGCCTGA